The window GGGAGAAAtcaacacacaagcacacactgAAGAACTTCAGGGGTCCAGATAAATGGCTGACAAACAGATCAGGTtcatttgttaaaatcacatttgAATTGCTTGTTGATGCAAATATTAACTGTGCTAACGTAACACTATAGACTGTTATTGTCTCTTTAATGTCTCATCACCTCTCATTCTTCGCTTCAGTTTGCCTGCCAAGCTAATAAACGGAGGCGTGGCGGGACTGATCGGCGTTACCTGCGTGTTTCCCATCGATCTGGCCAAGACTCGACTTCAGAACCAGCAGAATGGATCACGACTATATACCAGCATGTGAGTGTAAACACAGATCTGTTTAAATTAGGGATGCCACCGAAATTCCTGTGCTGATACTGGGAAAAATTCATGCGTTGATACGATACAAAATGTCTGTGGCGGTTAGGGGTGGGACAAGTAACCACAATTCAAACGAATAAAatggttgtgaattgcaaaggcagtattttataattttgataCAACGCAAAAATTTTGTGCCGATACGGATACAAAATTCCTGTTcatatacaaatacaaaatttcTTTGTCAATACCGATTTCTTTGCTGGTACTGATACAAAATTGTGCCGATACCAATACAAAAATTCCTTAGCATATACCGATACAAAATTCCAGTACATATTGTCAAAACAGATTCTTTGCTGGTGCCCATACAGAAGTGCTCTTTGCTGGTACTGCTACATAATTGTGCCGATACGGATACAAAATTCCTGTCCATATACCGatacatcttttttttttgtcgaTACGATTTCTTTGCTGGTACTGATACAAAATTGTGCTGATACGAAACTAGATATttgtgccgataccgatatcaAATTCCTGTCCATATACTgcaacaaaaaatatttgtcaATACCGATTTCTTTGCTGGTACTGTTACAAAATTGTGCCGATAGCGATACAAAGTTCCTGTGCATATATCCCGTTAAATAATCTCTTTGTCGATACAGAGTCTTTGCTGGTACCGATACAAAATTGTACCGATACAAAAATTCCTTTGCATACACCGATACAAAATTCCAGTTCATATACCGATAAAATATTTCTTTGTCGATACAGATTCTTTGCTGGTGCCGATACAGAAGTGTGCTGATACAATGCAAAATTTTTGTGCCGATATGTATACAAAATTCCTGTTCATATACCAATACAAAAATTCTTTGTCAATACCAATTTCTTTGTTGGTACTAATGCAAAATTGTGCTGATACGAAACTAGATATttgtgccgataccgataccaaATTCCTGTCCATATACTGCAACAAAAAATCTTTGTCAATAGCGATTTCTTTGCTGGTACTGTTACAAAATTGTGCCGATAGCGATACAAAGTTCCTGTGCATATACCGTTACATAATTTCTTTGTCGATACAGAGTCTTTGCTGGTACCGATACAAAATTGTGCTGATACCGATACAAAAAATTCCTTTGCATATACCGATACAAAATTCCAGTTCATATACCTATAAAATATTTCTTTGTCGCTACAGATTCTTTGCTGGTACTGATACAACACAAAATGTTTGTGTCGATAAGGATACAAAATTCCTGTTTATATAACAATACAAAATTTCTTTGTTAATACCAATTTCTTTGCTGGTACTGATACAAAATTGTGCTGATACGAAACTAGATATTTGTGCCGATACGGATATCAAATTCCTGTCCATATACTGCAACAAAAATTATTTGTCAATACCGATTTTTTTGCTGGTACTGTTACAAAATTGTGCCGATACAAaaatttatttgcatttacCAATACAAAATTCCAGTTCATATACCGATAAAATATTTCTTTGTCGATACAGATTCTTTGCTGGTGCCGATACAGAAGTGCGCTGATACAACACAAAATGTTTGTGTCGATAAGGATACAAAATTCCTGTTTATATAACAATACAAAATTTCTTTGTTAATACCAATTTCTTTGCTGGTACTGATACAAAATTGTGTTGATACGACACTAGATATTTGTGCCGATACTGATACCAAATTCCTGTCCATATACTGCAGCAAAAATACTTTGTCAATACCGATTTCTTTGCTGGTACTGTTACAAATTTGTGCCGATATCAATACAAAGTTCCTGTGCATGTACCGATACATCATTTCTTTGTCTATACAGATTCTTTGCTGGTACCGATACAAAATTGTACCGATACAAAAATTCCTTTGCATATACCAATACAAAATTGTGTCGATACGGATACAAAAATTCCTTTGCGTATACCGATACAAAATTCCAGTTCATATACCGATAAAATATTTCTTTGTCGATACAGATTCTTTGCTGGTACCGATACAAAAGTGCGGTGATACAACACAAAATGTTTGTGTCGATACGGATACAAAATTCCTGTTTATATAACAATACAAAATTTCTTTGTCAATACCAATTTCTTTGCTGGCACCATTACAAAATTGTGCCAATACAAAAATTCCTGTGCATATACtgatacaaaatgtatttgtcGATACAGATTGTTTGCTGGTACCGATACAAAAGTGTGCTGATACAATGCAAAATTTTTGTGCCGATACGGATACAAAATTCCTGTTCATGTAACGATACAAAATTGTCAATACCGATTTCTTTGCTGGTACTGATACAAAATTGTGCTGATACGACACAAAATGTTTGTGCAGATACCGATACAAAAGTCAATTTGTGCCCATTTTTATTGCCAGGATTTATTCTCCCCTGATCGATGGCTGTTTTTGAACAATTGACTGACATGCGATAGTATTTGCTGACAAtgattatcggccgatatatcggtgcatcccaaatatttaaatcatattGCAGATTAAGTTTATATGTGttatatatatgtttgtgtatcaCAGGTCAGACTGCCTTATTAAGACCATTCGGTCGGAGGGATATTTTGGAATGTACAGAGGTAAGTGTATAGTTTTTAGAGAGGAAATTATTAGTAAATGACGCGAGCATGCCTCATGTACCACAACTCATCAGGTCTATGTTAGAGCACACATTAAACAACAGgacattatgttttttaaaaagaaaatctaAAGCTGCTTGCAAATTTGCATGAATACATCATAAGTTTCATAATTTATATGTTATTTCTTTCTCAGGTGCTGCGGTGAATTTAACTCTCGTCACTCCGGAAAAAGCCATCAAGTTGGCGGCGAATGATTTCTTTAGATTTCACCTCTCTAAGGACGGGTGAGTGACATGCAAACAGTCATATTACGAGCATGAATCAGTATAAACATGATAAGTCATTTATTTAGGCGATGCTGATGCATCATCTTGTTGCTTTCATTCCCGTTCACAGACACACACGCTTCATATTTCCCACTTCTGTGTGAAATATGTCGGGTTACAGTAACATTCTGGTTAAAGGTGTAACcattaaaatatacagtaccATGGTGTTATGGTAATAATATTGAAAGTACCTTAATTTAAGTAACATGGGATGAATATGGTATCAAGGTATCATTTCGACAGTACTACTAACATGGTATCTTAAGGATTGTACCacaaaaatatgcttttttaaatgttatacagTAGTATTACAGCTTCACACCGCAAGTGTACCACGGTATAGCCACATACCTACACTGTCAATCATCTCATTCAATTCAGCTCATGGTACTGTATTACATTGCGTAACACTTCAGTCATTAATATTAAATAGGAGCTCGTGCACAAAGACAATACCCACAATTCCCTGCTCAGATGTCTCCAAGATTCCCCGACCACCTGCGTCTCCATGACGACCGAACCCAGTGAATTATTGACCACGGCTGCCCAGTCATAGTGTGAATTATTAACCGCCttcagtgtttgtgtttgtgatcATGAGAAATCGAGCTGTCGTTCTCTCTTTAGACAGAAACTCACTCTGCTGCGAGAGATGCTGGCCGGTTGTGGCGCGGGTACGTGTCAGGTCAGTATATACGTCAAACTTTGTATGCATTTCCTTTGAAGGCCACAAGTGTACTTTACCCAAATACACAAGTGTAGGTGACGCACAATGACCTGCGTACTTTGACACATTTCAAAACACGACGACGCATGAAATCACTGTGATCGTGTATTTAGCGTGCACAGTACACAGTAGACTATAtatgtgcgcacacacacacacactatctGAAATTGCTCTGATATTTGAGCATCCATTAttagattttatttattgtCATCACTATTAGTTCCTTCACTtgtgcacacgcacacacgtagacttgaatacacacacagacagataaTTGTCTTTAATGGCCTGGGAGACAACACAGAAATGCATTAAccgtacaaacacacacacagccattaaacattcacattATACACACCTGAATACATCTGCCATAAACACATTCAACTGCAGGAGGATTAGAAATGTTTCTAAAGATCAACTCGGTTGTGACATTAAAAATACAGTAActaaataattttgtgtttatttctattaacagctattttatttcagtgccaaaaataaaataaaataaagcattgttttcttgtaatcatttattttagcaaagcaatacagtttattaaccAGCTTTATGAACTGAAATATTTCAAATACacgattttcaagaaaaaaattcttagtattttgatcttgttttcagtaaaaatatctaaaaattcttaaatttagatgctttacttgatgagcaaaacaacacaagaaaataagaccttttagaccaaaaatatcaaatttaagtgattttgaacataaaacaagcaaaaaatcttgagcatttttcttaaacattaaattcaagaaaaattcaagaaaaattagcttaccccattttcagattttttttgcttgttttaagcactaatttacttaaaatttatatttgtctaaaaactagacttattttcttgggtcattttgctcatcaagaaaaagcatcttaatttaagaatttttagattttttttattgaaaacaagacaaaaatactaagaatttttttcttgaaaatcagactttcttacttagtatttttgtctttcttgtttccagtaaaaatatcaaaaaatccttaaattaagatgtattttcttgatgagcaaaacaacacaagaaaataagactttttagaccaaaaatataaactataagtaaattagtgcttaaaacaagcaaaaaatcttgagcatttttcttaaacatcaagaaaaattcaagaaaatttttcttattccattggcagattttttttgcttgttttaagcacaaattcgcttaaattgtatattttcttgtctaaaaactagacttattttcctaggtcattttgctcatcaagaaaaagcatcttaatttaagaatttttagatttttttttgaaaacaagacaaaaatactaaggtTTCTTTTTCAGACTTTCTtactttagtatttttgtcttgtttccagtaaaaatatctaaaaatccttaaattaagatgtattttcttgatgagcaaaatgacaaaaaatataaactataaataaattagtgcttaaaacaagcaaaaaaatctgccaatggaataagaaattttttctcaaaatgagtttacattttcaataaacacttaattcaagaaaatttttcttattccattggcagattttttttgcttgttttaagcacaaattcgcttaaattgtatattttcttgtctaaaaactagacttattttcttaggtcattttgctcatcaatacatcttaatttaagatttttttaaaaatatttttacaaaaatactaGGTAAGAGTcatttttaagtcattttttgcagtgtacagcTAGTTGAAGGATAAAACCAGCATGTCATGatctaaagagttttttttaaaaccagTTTAACCAGTTAAAACTACAACTCAGTCAGACTGAAGTCTAGCAGCAGCTGTAAGGGTCAAAACTTTGATGTAAGAGTTAATCACGTGCTTGGCCCTTTAAATCTGCTTGTATGTTTCCTAAATCTCGCCCGTTTCCTTATTTTGCATTGTAGGTCATTGTTACAACGCCAATGGAGATGCTGAAGATTCAGCTGCAAGATGCTGGAAGGATTGGTAAGAATCTAGACCagtagtacactgtaaaaaatgatatgctggatttacttaaaaaatttagtgcataatttttgcattcactttgcataaattgcttaaaattgcatgttatatttacttaaaaaacggatgcaaaaattatgcactatatttttaagtaaatatagcctttaatttttttcagtgaaataataacaataacttAAATACTACTGATATAAAAAcgtaaaattgaaaaaaaaaaaataaaagttaaatatacaaatgtgctattaaattattgaaatatttacttaaaacctCAGGGGGtacttcaagtaaataatttatgTAAAGGTCTGACAAAAAActttgaaaacccctgatctAGACATTTCTGAAGAGGAAGGAAATGATAAGCGTGTCATTGTTAAACACCGCCCCCTTGTGGCCACACTGATGCTTTAACTGTAATTCAGTTCaatttatttctatagcacattttaaaaaggactgcacagatttaaaaaacagataaatacacaataaaaacataagacagaGAAGCACAAAAGTCTATTTTATCTTTTAAGAAAAGTCAAAACAATAATAGTCAATCTAATCAAAGGCAGCTcagaaaaaatgtgttttgactgagACACGATTTGAACTCAGACAAGGAAGAAGCCGATCTAATATAAAGTGGGAGCCTATTCCATAAGGGGGCCTCGATTCCCTTCTTGTTTTTATCAATAATAATCtctattattatattaagaTTATCACACGGCTAAATACCaaattaaatattcattttattttttaagatatcaaataaatctttggtgtccccagagtatatatgtgaagttcttactcaaaataccatacagataattaattatatgttaaaatttccactttgtaggatagtgcagattatccccttatgacatcacaaggggagccaaatttcaatgtaTTGAATttcaacctattttttcacatgctcgcagggaatggtttaccaaaactaagttactgggttgatcttttcacattttcttggtagatagaagcactggggacccaattatagcacttaaacatggaaacaatcagattttcatgatatgtcccctttaaataatttttatgggAAAAAAGTCACAGAATGACTTCacagaaaattattattttaaaacacgAGTCGACAAGTGATTATGTAATTTTCACAGCAtctatgttgttttttaatgtgaTTGAGTGTAGCGGCTCAGAGGAAGCTCATGCCTCAGGCTGTGACCCCTGCTGGCGGTCCCGTCGAGTTGAAGTCCCAAACTGCTATGCAAATCACCCGAGATTTACTGAAGGAAAAGGGCATCGCCGGTCTCTACAAAGGCCTGGGAGCCACACTGCTCAGGTATGGAAACACAGTTGAAGTGGTTTTGCTTGGAACCAAAACACATAAATCCTACTAACCATCTTAAATCAAAGGGAAACAACAGGTTGATAAGAATTGTACACAAGCCTTTAAACCAAAACATTGACCCTAATCCTGCAAACTGGTTGGATATTAGAAATGTTAGGACCAACAATGGTGGAATCAATAACTTAAACTTTGACTGATTAAAAGCTTGCCTCTCTTTTTTCAGGGACGTCCCGTTTTCCATGATTTATTTTCCTTTATTTGCCAATCTGAATAATTTGGGGAAAAAAGAAGCTGATGGCCCCGCCCCTTTCTACGTATCTTTCATATCCGGCTGCATCGCAGGCAGCACGGCTGCGGTCGCCGTCAACCCTGTAGATGGTAAACCTTTCTTCTGTTCATTGTATCTGTCCATTTGCTTTTTATTAACACACCATTCCAAAATCTTAATAGGccatttttttactattttttagggttatttttttaatattttggctCTTCCTAGCTTCATAATGGCATTGTATAGAGGcaaatgttaaagggacactccactttttttgaaaatatgctcattttccagctccattATTAAACCTTTGATTTTGTCCGTTTTGggattcattcagctgatctccgggtctggcggtaccacttttagcatagcttagcataatccattgaatctgattagaccattaacatcgcgctaaaaaaataaccaaagagtttcgatatttttcctatttaaacttgACACTTCTgcagttacatcgtgtactaagactgacggaaaaataaaagttgtgattttctaggcagatatggctaggaactatactcttattctggtctaata is drawn from Misgurnus anguillicaudatus chromosome 6, ASM2758022v2, whole genome shotgun sequence and contains these coding sequences:
- the LOC141364357 gene encoding mitochondrial glutamate carrier 1-like, which encodes MADKQISLPAKLINGGVAGLIGVTCVFPIDLAKTRLQNQQNGSRLYTSMSDCLIKTIRSEGYFGMYRGAAVNLTLVTPEKAIKLAANDFFRFHLSKDGQKLTLLREMLAGCGAGTCQVIVTTPMEMLKIQLQDAGRIAAQRKLMPQAVTPAGGPVELKSQTAMQITRDLLKEKGIAGLYKGLGATLLRDVPFSMIYFPLFANLNNLGKKEADGPAPFYVSFISGCIAGSTAAVAVNPVDVIKTRLQSLTRGSHEDTYSGVTDCIRKILRNEGPTAFLKGAYCRALVIAPLFGIAQVVYFLGVGEFVLSYLPKRNN